A section of the Rhodothermus profundi genome encodes:
- a CDS encoding alginate export family protein, with amino-acid sequence MKAMQHLMILLLGVSGGWGGAALANAPADTLRAQGAWGHLLLNARYRYELVDETGKETAHASTLRLRMGYGTPALKGLRMYVEVEGLQAVGADRYNSLRNGKVRYATVADPEKAELNQLWLDVLLVPKTRLRVGRQRLTYDNHRFIGNVGWRQLEQTYDAVSLTSRLLPAWILEGAYLWRVQNVLSRQQRLAAPLLHLVYTGWRAARVVVYGYWISFEEQASASRSVQTYGIRLSGSRPVGDQLTLRYTGEYAYQMDYRDNPNDFAVQYVHAMLGLSVRQHGWVVTASGALELFTSDRGVAFSTPLATLHAFQGWADRFLRTPPQGLRDLYVSLSLRRGRVQATGIYHDFASDDGQLAYGRELDLVARYVVSPNLSLLVKYAAYQARSWSVDVQKYWFMLTFGF; translated from the coding sequence ATGAAGGCGATGCAACATCTCATGATACTGCTGCTGGGGGTAAGTGGGGGATGGGGAGGCGCTGCGCTGGCGAATGCGCCAGCCGATACCCTTCGAGCCCAGGGAGCCTGGGGACACCTGTTGCTGAACGCGCGCTATCGATATGAGCTGGTAGATGAGACAGGTAAGGAGACGGCCCACGCGTCAACATTGCGCTTGCGCATGGGATATGGGACTCCTGCGCTGAAGGGACTGCGGATGTATGTAGAGGTTGAAGGGTTGCAGGCAGTGGGGGCCGATCGGTACAACAGTCTGCGTAACGGAAAGGTACGGTATGCCACGGTGGCCGATCCAGAAAAGGCCGAACTGAACCAGCTCTGGCTGGATGTCCTGCTGGTTCCGAAGACGCGCCTGCGGGTAGGGCGGCAGCGGCTTACCTACGACAATCATCGCTTTATTGGGAACGTAGGCTGGCGCCAGCTTGAGCAGACTTACGATGCGGTGTCGCTGACGAGCCGACTCCTGCCGGCATGGATACTGGAAGGGGCGTATCTATGGCGCGTGCAGAACGTGCTGTCGCGACAGCAGCGGCTGGCGGCGCCGCTGCTGCATCTGGTGTACACGGGCTGGCGTGCAGCGCGGGTGGTGGTTTATGGCTACTGGATTAGCTTTGAAGAGCAGGCCAGTGCAAGCCGTTCCGTGCAGACGTATGGGATTCGCCTGAGCGGAAGCCGTCCTGTAGGCGACCAGCTGACGCTGCGCTACACCGGAGAGTATGCGTATCAGATGGACTACCGCGACAATCCGAATGATTTTGCCGTGCAGTATGTGCACGCTATGCTGGGCCTTTCGGTGCGGCAGCATGGCTGGGTAGTGACTGCTTCCGGCGCGCTGGAACTCTTTACCAGTGACCGCGGCGTAGCGTTCAGCACGCCGCTGGCCACGTTGCATGCCTTTCAGGGGTGGGCCGATCGCTTTTTGCGCACGCCGCCGCAGGGATTACGGGACCTCTACGTTTCGCTGAGTCTGCGTCGAGGACGTGTGCAGGCAACCGGTATCTATCACGATTTTGCCAGCGACGATGGGCAGCTTGCCTATGGCCGCGAGTTGGACCTGGTTGCCCGCTATGTGGTCTCGCCTAACCTCTCGTTACTGGTAAAGTATGCCGCTTATCAGGCCCGTAGCTGGAGCGTGGATGTGCAGAAATACTGGTTCATGCTGACCTTTGGCTTCTGA
- the ligA gene encoding NAD-dependent DNA ligase LigA gives METRTAQPTAEARLLETTRALLQTVRQTNLEALDRNAAEALAGQLRNVLNQHAYRYYVLDRPLIPDADYDLLLQALRTLETRFPDLITPDSPTQRVGGPPLERFEKVRHPEPLLSLSNAFGEADVRAWYERCCRMLAEQLGQQVQPALTAELKIDGVAMALTYENGVLTVGATRGDGIEGENVTQNVRTIPAIPLRIPVDPAAGPAPVRLEVRGEVYMRKQDFERLNEQLQARGERPFANPRNAAAGSVRQLNPQVTAARPLSFFAYGVGPAEGADVPDSQYEVLQWLRQLGFPVNEHARRFAALEEVLAYCRYWTEHRDDLDYEIDGVVLKIDSRFYQTLLGTISNAPRWAIAYKFPAREAITRLLDIIVNVGRTGVVKPEAVLEPVEIGGVTVSQATLHNEDYVRTRDIRIGDLVVVIRAGDVIPQVVRPVVEARTGRERPWRMPERCPSCGSPLVRLPGEADYYCVASDCPAQFVRLLEHFASRDAMDIEGMGSRVARQLAESGLVRRLSDLYRLQLEDLLQLEGFAETRARNLLHAIEASKRRALSRLLFGLGIRHVGKTTAELLVQHFASIDELAAATVDRLAAIEGIGPITAESIVDWFRVEDNRQLVEELKALGVNTQRLPEEAPAAESPVRGKTFVLTGALPTLTRKEAEELIKKAGGRVASSVSRHTDYVVVGENPGSKYDRARQLGIPMLDEEELLRLLGMK, from the coding sequence ATGGAGACGCGTACCGCTCAGCCCACCGCAGAAGCCCGACTCCTGGAAACCACGCGCGCGCTGCTGCAGACGGTGCGGCAAACCAATCTCGAAGCGCTGGACCGAAACGCGGCAGAAGCGCTGGCTGGCCAGCTCCGCAACGTGCTCAATCAACACGCCTATCGCTACTACGTGCTGGATCGGCCGCTCATTCCAGATGCAGACTACGATCTGCTGCTGCAGGCGCTCCGGACGCTGGAAACGCGCTTCCCTGACCTGATTACGCCCGACTCTCCCACGCAGCGCGTGGGAGGGCCACCGCTGGAACGCTTCGAAAAAGTACGCCATCCTGAACCGCTGCTTTCGCTGAGCAACGCATTTGGCGAAGCAGACGTCCGGGCCTGGTATGAACGCTGCTGCCGGATGCTGGCCGAGCAGCTCGGCCAGCAGGTCCAACCAGCGCTTACGGCCGAGCTAAAAATTGACGGGGTGGCCATGGCCCTGACCTATGAAAACGGGGTGCTTACTGTGGGGGCCACACGCGGCGATGGAATCGAAGGGGAAAATGTCACCCAGAACGTGCGAACCATCCCGGCCATTCCGCTGCGCATTCCGGTTGATCCAGCCGCTGGTCCGGCTCCCGTGCGTCTGGAAGTGCGGGGGGAGGTGTACATGCGCAAGCAGGATTTTGAGCGACTTAATGAACAGTTGCAGGCGCGCGGCGAACGCCCGTTTGCCAACCCGCGCAACGCAGCCGCCGGCAGCGTGCGTCAGCTTAATCCTCAGGTCACGGCTGCAAGGCCCCTGAGCTTTTTTGCCTACGGGGTGGGGCCTGCCGAGGGCGCTGACGTACCCGACAGCCAGTATGAAGTGCTCCAGTGGCTTCGGCAACTGGGCTTTCCTGTCAACGAGCATGCCCGCCGCTTCGCAGCACTGGAGGAGGTCCTGGCCTACTGCCGTTACTGGACCGAACACCGCGACGACCTGGACTATGAAATCGACGGAGTTGTCTTAAAGATCGACAGCCGTTTCTACCAGACCCTGTTAGGCACTATTTCTAACGCGCCGCGCTGGGCTATTGCGTACAAATTCCCGGCACGGGAAGCCATCACGCGCCTGCTGGACATTATCGTCAACGTGGGACGCACGGGTGTCGTTAAGCCTGAGGCCGTCCTGGAGCCTGTTGAGATCGGTGGGGTGACCGTCTCGCAGGCTACGCTGCACAACGAAGACTACGTGCGCACGCGCGATATCCGCATCGGCGATCTGGTCGTGGTGATCCGGGCGGGCGATGTGATCCCGCAGGTAGTGCGTCCCGTAGTGGAAGCGCGCACCGGACGGGAACGTCCCTGGCGCATGCCCGAGCGATGCCCTTCATGCGGCAGTCCCCTGGTGCGGTTGCCTGGCGAAGCGGACTATTACTGCGTGGCTTCTGACTGCCCCGCCCAGTTTGTGCGTCTGCTGGAGCACTTCGCCAGCCGCGATGCCATGGATATCGAAGGGATGGGGAGCCGGGTAGCCCGGCAGCTGGCTGAGTCCGGACTGGTGCGGCGGCTATCAGACCTGTACCGGCTGCAGCTGGAGGACCTGCTCCAACTGGAAGGGTTCGCCGAAACTAGAGCGCGCAACTTGCTTCACGCGATCGAGGCTTCAAAGCGACGTGCGCTGAGCCGTTTGCTCTTCGGCCTGGGCATCCGGCATGTGGGGAAGACGACGGCCGAACTGCTGGTGCAGCACTTCGCTTCAATCGATGAGCTGGCCGCAGCAACGGTGGACCGGCTGGCGGCCATCGAAGGCATAGGACCCATCACTGCAGAAAGCATTGTAGACTGGTTCCGTGTGGAAGATAACCGCCAGTTGGTCGAAGAACTCAAAGCCCTGGGCGTCAACACGCAGCGGCTGCCCGAAGAAGCGCCAGCAGCGGAAAGCCCTGTGCGGGGCAAAACGTTTGTGCTTACCGGCGCGCTGCCTACGCTTACGCGCAAAGAAGCTGAGGAACTGATTAAAAAAGCCGGAGGACGCGTGGCCAGTAGCGTTAGCCGCCACACCGATTATGTGGTGGTCGGGGAGAATCCCGGCAGCAAGTATGATCGCGCCCGCCAACTGGGCATTCCGATGCTCGACGAAGAGGAGCTGCTCCGGTTGTTGGGGATGAAATAA